The Geobacter sp. AOG2 genome includes a window with the following:
- the pckA gene encoding phosphoenolpyruvate carboxykinase (ATP): MKFNDVTRGSGLEEHGITNANLIFWTPPTAVLYEQIIKRGEGLVSHLGAIAVKTGHYTGRAANEKFIVDEPASHDNIAWGKVNKPFAPARFDALYNRMLAYMHGKDLFVQDCFAGADCEHRLAIRVITEKAWHSLFARNMFVRATPQELETMRPQFTVINMPNFHAIPTVDGTNSETFIIVNFARKLIIIGGTGYAGENKKSIFTILNYLLPIEKKILSMHCSANVGLKGDTAIFFGLSGTGKTTLSADPNRSLIGDDEHGWDDKGVFNFEGGCYAKIIRLSKEAEPEIYETTRRFGTILENVAIDTHSRRIDLDDDSFTENTRASYPLTHIPNIVLSGTAGHPSNIIMLTCDAYGVLPPIARLSKEQAMYHFLSGYTAKVAGTEAGVKEPSATFSTCFGGPFMPLDPAVYGELLREKIVQHNVSCWLVNTGWSGGPYGVGSRIKIDYSRALVNAALDGTLVSGSYEKDPFFGLDIPTACAGVPAEVLNPRNTWADKAHYDETAGRLVALFRENFEKYKASVPKEVAEVL, encoded by the coding sequence ATGAAATTCAACGATGTCACCCGCGGCAGCGGGCTGGAGGAACACGGCATCACCAATGCGAACCTGATCTTCTGGACCCCGCCCACGGCGGTCCTCTACGAACAGATCATCAAGCGGGGAGAAGGGCTTGTCTCCCACTTGGGGGCCATTGCCGTCAAAACCGGCCACTACACCGGCCGTGCCGCCAATGAAAAATTCATCGTCGATGAACCCGCATCCCACGACAATATTGCCTGGGGCAAGGTCAACAAGCCGTTTGCCCCGGCTAGGTTCGACGCTCTCTACAACCGCATGCTGGCCTACATGCACGGAAAGGACCTGTTCGTGCAGGACTGCTTTGCCGGCGCCGATTGTGAGCACCGCCTCGCGATCCGGGTTATCACCGAGAAGGCCTGGCACTCCCTGTTCGCCCGCAACATGTTCGTGCGCGCCACCCCGCAAGAACTCGAAACCATGCGCCCCCAGTTTACCGTCATCAATATGCCGAATTTTCACGCCATACCGACGGTGGACGGCACGAACTCGGAGACCTTCATCATCGTCAACTTCGCCAGGAAGCTGATTATCATCGGCGGAACCGGCTACGCCGGTGAAAACAAGAAGTCGATATTCACCATCCTTAACTATCTCCTCCCCATCGAAAAAAAGATCCTCTCCATGCATTGTTCGGCCAATGTGGGGCTCAAGGGGGATACGGCCATCTTCTTCGGCCTGTCCGGTACCGGAAAGACCACGCTTTCGGCCGATCCCAACCGTTCGTTGATCGGCGATGATGAGCATGGCTGGGATGACAAGGGGGTTTTCAACTTTGAGGGAGGGTGTTACGCGAAGATCATCAGGCTTTCCAAGGAGGCCGAACCGGAGATTTATGAAACAACCCGAAGGTTCGGCACCATTCTGGAGAACGTCGCCATCGACACCCATAGCCGCAGGATTGACCTGGACGACGACTCGTTTACCGAAAACACCCGGGCGTCCTATCCCCTGACCCACATACCCAACATCGTGCTTTCAGGGACGGCCGGTCACCCCAGCAATATCATCATGCTGACCTGCGACGCCTACGGTGTGCTGCCGCCCATTGCGCGGCTCTCCAAGGAGCAGGCCATGTACCACTTCCTCTCCGGCTACACCGCTAAGGTCGCCGGCACCGAGGCCGGAGTCAAGGAACCCTCGGCCACCTTTTCCACCTGCTTCGGCGGTCCATTCATGCCTCTTGATCCGGCGGTATATGGTGAATTGCTACGGGAAAAAATCGTCCAGCACAACGTTTCCTGTTGGCTGGTCAATACCGGTTGGAGCGGTGGCCCCTATGGCGTCGGCTCCCGCATAAAGATCGACTACTCTCGCGCCTTGGTTAATGCCGCCCTTGATGGCACCCTTGTCTCCGGAAGCTACGAGAAGGATCCCTTCTTTGGCCTGGATATCCCCACTGCCTGCGCCGGGGTGCCGGCTGAGGTGCTAAATCCGCGTAACACGTGGGCTGACAAGGCTCATTACGATGAAACTGCTGGGAGGCTCGTCGCTCTATTCAGGGAAAATTTCGAGAAATATAAGGCCTCTGTTCCGAAGGAGGTTGCCGAGGTTCTGTAG
- the hypA gene encoding hydrogenase maturation nickel metallochaperone HypA gives MHEMSITQGIIEICEQHASGRRVLSLDVEIGELSSVAPDAVEFCFEACSHGTLLEGARLNIVRIPGRGHCLDCGIDTPLTAAFGSCARCGGYRVTIEAGEEMRVREIEVDE, from the coding sequence ATGCACGAGATGTCCATAACCCAAGGAATCATCGAGATCTGCGAACAACACGCCAGCGGCAGGCGGGTACTCTCATTGGATGTGGAGATCGGTGAACTGAGCAGTGTCGCCCCCGACGCGGTGGAGTTCTGTTTTGAGGCATGCAGTCACGGTACGCTGCTGGAGGGAGCGCGTCTGAACATCGTGCGTATTCCGGGCCGGGGGCATTGTCTGGATTGCGGGATAGACACGCCCCTGACGGCGGCCTTTGGATCATGTGCCCGCTGCGGCGGCTACCGGGTAACCATAGAGGCGGGCGAAGAAATGCGTGTTAGGGAAATAGAGGTCGATGAATAA
- a CDS encoding cytochrome C yields MRVFVAFAASALGMALCGCTMFNAWKSIPPPGGCDQCHTVAISANWQVTYQPAMVSDERGRQYFQTPEYNLALKGKQESPLDAKKVEELACFDCHKTPTPAHQGRKGRFHH; encoded by the coding sequence ATGAGAGTGTTTGTTGCCTTTGCCGCATCGGCCCTAGGTATGGCCCTCTGTGGCTGCACCATGTTCAATGCTTGGAAAAGCATCCCGCCGCCCGGCGGCTGCGACCAGTGCCATACCGTAGCGATCTCCGCAAATTGGCAGGTCACCTACCAACCTGCCATGGTGTCTGACGAACGCGGACGGCAATACTTCCAGACTCCGGAATACAATCTCGCCCTGAAGGGCAAGCAGGAATCGCCGCTCGACGCCAAAAAAGTCGAGGAACTAGCCTGCTTTGATTGCCACAAAACGCCGACGCCGGCACACCAGGGTCGTAAAGGGCGTTTTCATCATTGA
- a CDS encoding efflux RND transporter periplasmic adaptor subunit — protein MIRYLFIIAWKVRVTSFLHGYTPATGAGTMAVITKRRLLLVLSLVLIAVAAFFILIRSGHQTTFTAAVGKTSVEYTCPMHPFIIKDRPGVCPICNMELVRKVPGNADVRDLNLKEHVYLSPSQQVMANLEVVTVIYKPLFKSIEAAGIVNYDQTRQARISAWVAGRIEKLHADMVGTRVVKGKPVAEIFSPELASAEEEYLSLFMEADQQERVERLRNTGFPLYWAKLRLVQLGFGDAQFRELEKVSKPVVRIPVYPPMDGVVTEKNVQEGQYVKVGDALFGVADLSQVWGELDVYEDEFPYLKVGQQVALLSRSYPSREFTGRITYVYPFLNPKTRTNRVRVAVTNKQLLLKPDMVINATIQVPLGTGLAVPAEAVVNTGDRNLVWQQIKQGVFVPHEVTIGVRYRNDVQILAGLKKDDAVAANGAFLVDSEAQLRPGGTRIGGSQDTVPAIVSSPGHDPVVRRGNPLSGTKNDMDMDDMDMSPPSSGTSQGAKKAKQR, from the coding sequence ATGATAAGATATCTCTTCATCATCGCCTGGAAGGTGAGGGTCACCTCGTTTCTCCACGGGTATACGCCAGCAACGGGAGCCGGAACCATGGCCGTCATCACAAAACGAAGACTACTTCTCGTGCTGTCTCTGGTGCTTATCGCCGTTGCTGCCTTCTTTATCCTAATCCGTAGTGGACATCAAACGACGTTTACGGCGGCGGTAGGGAAAACCTCTGTGGAATACACCTGCCCCATGCACCCCTTCATCATCAAGGACCGACCGGGGGTCTGCCCGATCTGTAATATGGAACTGGTGCGGAAGGTCCCGGGGAACGCCGACGTCAGGGATCTGAATCTCAAGGAACACGTCTATCTCTCGCCGTCGCAACAGGTGATGGCAAACCTTGAGGTGGTAACGGTCATATACAAGCCGCTCTTCAAATCAATCGAGGCAGCAGGAATCGTAAACTACGATCAGACCCGCCAGGCAAGGATTTCCGCATGGGTTGCGGGCCGCATTGAGAAACTTCATGCTGATATGGTTGGAACGCGTGTGGTAAAGGGCAAGCCCGTTGCCGAAATCTTTTCTCCTGAACTTGCCAGCGCTGAAGAGGAATATCTCAGTCTGTTCATGGAGGCGGATCAGCAGGAGCGCGTAGAACGGCTCAGAAATACTGGATTTCCATTGTATTGGGCAAAACTTCGTCTTGTCCAGCTAGGCTTTGGGGATGCCCAGTTCAGAGAGCTTGAAAAGGTATCCAAGCCGGTGGTACGCATTCCGGTCTATCCTCCCATGGACGGGGTTGTGACGGAAAAAAACGTTCAAGAGGGGCAGTATGTCAAGGTGGGAGACGCCCTGTTCGGTGTTGCCGATCTTTCCCAGGTCTGGGGTGAGCTTGACGTGTACGAGGATGAATTCCCTTATCTAAAGGTAGGCCAGCAGGTAGCGTTGCTCAGCAGGTCATATCCTTCGCGGGAATTCACTGGCCGTATCACCTATGTGTATCCTTTCCTCAACCCGAAGACCAGGACGAATCGTGTACGGGTAGCGGTGACCAACAAACAGTTACTGCTTAAGCCGGACATGGTTATCAATGCGACGATCCAGGTGCCGCTCGGCACCGGTCTGGCGGTGCCTGCCGAGGCTGTGGTGAATACCGGTGACCGGAATCTCGTTTGGCAGCAGATAAAGCAGGGAGTCTTCGTTCCCCATGAGGTAACGATAGGTGTGCGTTATCGCAATGATGTCCAGATCTTGGCCGGCCTTAAGAAGGACGATGCCGTGGCCGCCAACGGGGCCTTTCTGGTTGATTCGGAGGCCCAACTCAGGCCAGGCGGCACTCGCATAGGTGGTAGCCAGGATACCGTCCCGGCAATAGTTTCCTCCCCCGGTCACGACCCTGTGGTACGGCGCGGCAACCCTTTGTCCGGCACAAAAAACGACATGGATATGGATGACATGGACATGTCTCCGCCCTCCTCCGGAACGTCGCAGGGCGCAAAAAAAGCAAAGCAGCGCTAA
- a CDS encoding efflux RND transporter permease subunit, whose protein sequence is MIERIIAFSARNRILVLLAFAVVIGWGVWALRTTPIDAIPDLSDNQVIVYTAFPGRSPQVVEDQVTYPLATNLQGLSRVKAVRASSAFGFSMIYVIFDDQADIYWARTRVMERLAYASAFLPPGVAPRIGPEGTGVGHVFWYTLRARGYTLEQLRTLQDWFVRYQLGTVQGVAEVASIGGFVREYQVELDPKRLFAYGVTTADVIRALKRSNSEAGGRVVEQANAEFIIEGKGAAASVEDIGNTPVMIGQNGVAVLVRNLGIVQVGGAFRRGLLDLNGEGEAVGGIVVMRYGENAAQVIRQVKEKIASLQKGLPKGVEIVTAYDRSELISRAIATLKRVLTEESVVVALVVLVFLLHLRSALVIILTLPVAVICAFIPMKLMGISSNIMSLGGIAIAIGVLVDAGVIMVENGYRHLAELPPEERKERRLGVIISSSCQVGRAIFFSLAIIVLSFVPVFLLEGQEGKLFHPLAFTKTFTMLASGVCAITLVPVLMYVLLRGKMSPESANPVSSFFIRLYDPVIRWALYCKKTVIFLNVAALLVAIPLFFSLGSEFMPNLDEGSLLYMPVTLPNIAITEAKRLIQVQDAIIKGQPEVSSVLGKVGRAETATDPAPVSMFESIINLKPREQWRPGVTKDDIVAELDGKLQQAGVRNGWTQPIINRINMLSTGIRTDLGVKIYGNDLNVLRDLATQAETILKQIPGAADVVAERVTGGEYLDITIDRLAAARYGVQVQDVQDVVETALGGAMISEAMGMGGGRGRFPIRVRYNRDQRDTIQKIRHVLVAGAGGTLVPLSLVSQITTLSGPPEINSEGGMLRSLVFLNVRGRDMGGFVEEARQALNRGINLPSGYSIAWSGQWENQVRARERLQVMIPLGLLVIFVLLYFTFSSALEAAMVMLSVPFALVGGVYLLYLMHYHLSVAVWVGFIALYGIAVETGVVMVIYLHEALDRKLQQGAVTAQDIIDATCEGAVLRLRPKLMTVAVALLGLAPLLWSSGAGADVMRPIAVPMIGGMVTSAIHVLVMTPVIFVLMKQRDLRRGRLRPSRSSAGPRA, encoded by the coding sequence ATGATTGAGCGAATTATAGCGTTTTCGGCCCGGAATAGAATCCTCGTCCTGCTCGCTTTTGCCGTTGTCATCGGCTGGGGTGTCTGGGCGCTCCGCACGACTCCCATCGATGCAATTCCCGACCTGTCGGACAACCAAGTGATCGTCTACACCGCATTTCCCGGGCGTTCTCCTCAAGTCGTTGAGGATCAGGTGACCTACCCACTGGCGACCAACCTTCAGGGGCTTTCCCGGGTCAAAGCGGTCCGGGCCTCGTCGGCTTTCGGTTTTTCCATGATATATGTCATTTTCGATGATCAGGCCGATATCTATTGGGCCAGGACGCGCGTCATGGAGCGCCTCGCCTACGCCTCTGCATTTCTTCCCCCCGGCGTTGCCCCCCGGATCGGCCCCGAAGGCACCGGCGTTGGCCATGTGTTCTGGTATACCCTTCGTGCCAGAGGGTACACCTTGGAGCAGCTACGTACCCTGCAAGATTGGTTTGTGCGCTATCAACTTGGCACGGTCCAGGGGGTGGCGGAGGTGGCTTCCATCGGCGGTTTCGTGCGGGAGTACCAGGTCGAGTTGGACCCCAAGCGTCTCTTTGCCTACGGTGTGACGACGGCTGATGTGATCAGAGCGCTCAAACGTTCCAACAGCGAAGCTGGCGGCCGGGTCGTGGAACAGGCTAACGCGGAATTCATTATCGAGGGCAAGGGCGCTGCCGCATCCGTTGAAGATATCGGGAATACCCCTGTTATGATCGGCCAAAACGGCGTTGCGGTTCTGGTCCGAAACCTGGGGATCGTGCAGGTGGGAGGGGCGTTCCGTCGCGGCCTGCTCGACTTGAACGGCGAAGGCGAGGCGGTGGGTGGTATCGTCGTTATGCGCTACGGTGAGAATGCTGCTCAAGTCATCAGGCAGGTGAAGGAAAAGATCGCCTCCCTGCAAAAAGGACTTCCCAAGGGGGTTGAGATCGTTACGGCCTATGATCGCTCGGAACTGATCAGCCGGGCCATTGCCACTCTGAAGAGGGTGCTGACCGAGGAGTCTGTGGTCGTGGCGCTGGTCGTGCTAGTATTCCTTCTGCACTTGCGGAGCGCCCTGGTTATTATCCTCACGCTGCCGGTAGCCGTCATCTGCGCCTTTATCCCCATGAAGCTGATGGGCATCAGCTCCAACATCATGTCTCTGGGTGGTATCGCCATTGCCATCGGCGTACTGGTAGACGCCGGTGTTATCATGGTGGAAAATGGTTATCGCCATCTTGCGGAACTTCCACCCGAGGAGCGAAAAGAGCGCCGACTGGGGGTCATCATCTCTTCGTCGTGCCAAGTCGGAAGAGCGATATTTTTTTCCTTGGCGATTATTGTCCTTTCGTTCGTCCCGGTATTTCTCCTGGAAGGCCAGGAGGGGAAGCTCTTTCATCCGCTTGCATTCACGAAGACCTTTACCATGCTGGCATCGGGGGTTTGCGCCATTACGTTGGTGCCGGTTCTGATGTACGTATTGCTGCGAGGAAAAATGTCTCCGGAAAGTGCCAATCCGGTTTCATCATTTTTTATCCGGCTGTACGACCCGGTCATTCGCTGGGCACTATACTGTAAGAAAACGGTCATCTTCCTCAACGTCGCGGCACTACTCGTGGCTATTCCGCTTTTTTTCTCCCTCGGCAGCGAGTTCATGCCCAACCTGGACGAGGGGTCATTGCTCTACATGCCGGTCACGCTTCCCAATATTGCCATCACCGAGGCGAAGCGCCTGATCCAGGTACAGGATGCAATCATCAAAGGGCAGCCTGAGGTCTCTTCGGTACTTGGGAAGGTGGGACGAGCGGAGACCGCCACCGACCCTGCGCCAGTTTCCATGTTTGAGTCCATCATTAATCTCAAACCTCGGGAACAGTGGCGGCCCGGCGTCACGAAAGATGACATCGTGGCCGAACTGGACGGCAAGCTCCAACAGGCAGGCGTGCGCAACGGCTGGACCCAACCGATTATCAACCGGATAAACATGCTTTCTACCGGAATCAGGACTGATTTGGGGGTAAAGATATATGGCAATGATCTCAACGTTCTGAGGGACCTGGCCACGCAGGCGGAGACGATCCTAAAGCAGATTCCCGGCGCGGCCGATGTGGTGGCCGAGCGGGTCACCGGCGGCGAGTACCTGGACATCACCATTGATCGCTTGGCGGCTGCTCGGTATGGTGTTCAGGTACAGGATGTGCAAGATGTCGTTGAAACAGCGCTCGGCGGCGCGATGATTTCCGAGGCAATGGGTATGGGGGGTGGAAGGGGGCGCTTCCCTATCAGGGTCCGCTACAACCGCGACCAGCGTGACACCATCCAGAAAATTCGGCATGTCCTGGTGGCGGGGGCGGGTGGTACTCTGGTGCCGCTCTCGCTGGTGAGCCAGATCACCACCCTGTCCGGGCCGCCCGAGATCAACAGCGAGGGGGGTATGCTCCGTTCGCTGGTATTCCTCAATGTTCGGGGCAGGGACATGGGGGGCTTTGTGGAAGAGGCCAGGCAGGCCCTGAACCGTGGGATCAACCTGCCGTCGGGGTATTCCATCGCTTGGTCAGGGCAATGGGAAAATCAGGTTCGCGCCCGGGAGCGGTTGCAGGTCATGATCCCGCTCGGCCTGCTGGTCATCTTCGTGCTGCTCTATTTCACCTTCTCGTCGGCCCTGGAAGCGGCCATGGTCATGCTCTCAGTGCCGTTTGCGCTGGTGGGGGGGGTATACTTGCTGTACCTCATGCACTACCATCTCTCGGTGGCAGTATGGGTCGGTTTCATCGCACTGTACGGTATTGCGGTGGAGACTGGCGTGGTCATGGTCATTTATCTGCACGAGGCCCTTGACCGCAAGTTGCAACAGGGGGCGGTAACCGCTCAGGACATCATCGACGCTACCTGTGAGGGGGCGGTCCTGCGGCTGCGACCCAAGCTGATGACCGTGGCGGTGGCGTTGCTCGGCCTGGCTCCGTTGCTGTGGTCCTCCGGCGCCGGCGCCGATGTGATGCGACCCATCGCCGTGCCCATGATCGGCGGGATGGTCACCTCGGCCATCCACGTCCTGGTCATGACCCCGGTGATCTTTGTTTTGATGAAGCAGCGCGACCTGCGGCGCGGCAGACTCCGGCCGAGCCGGTCCTCTGCAGGCCCCCGGGCCTGA
- a CDS encoding multicopper oxidase family protein, whose translation MTRERFAPLVIMSLACATLIFGGCGGDTTNNYSSGGSTTSASQNPLNAKTLVKFKTPLIEIPIAPVTTADTYTVTARQNADWDFGLRVVDGVTGQTIRPKDPVTGQTITTPTWYYDVNDAPLGIYGATIESTSNNPVTVTYVNDLRDEQINPNATGLVKGIKGTGPLLTKHLLTVDATVDGMNQGEPEVRTVPHLHGAHVDWRYDGHPEAWFTNIPASQQTTVKYGLAADPSRGFPGRPSDNRVVYTYANDQDATTLWFHDHSYGITRLQAYADLAAFYIIRDDFENTLTPALPKGPLGPNPVVPTLKSYKYDLPVVIQDKAFTADGHLIFPTFTNLGLYTFSALRDKNGNTTDTIRPEMFGTVNVVNGSAWPVKTVEQTAYRFRFLNAADSRVYNLWLQDADTGEVIDQEMADTAAQAAGQPGLAWPIIQIGAEQGLFPKAVPVMTGSRSLGLTLANAERADIVIDFSHPVFKNNGVGRRLILRNDAPAPFGGLFGPANEDMSTLDPNTTGKVMMFAVDAGTASASYDTQIKSWDASLRPFNQQGGDLNSVVPDRVRYIDLQERKDEAYAFFDPIANSTVYRTELLINGLQFSDPITEVVSKNSVEEWVIINTTPDMHPIHLHLVKFQIIEKGHIKAGPGGTPLTDAELAILGLPPQPAPPDPPASPPNYIRADGVGALPEPVSSYTAYMPNTDPREDPSGTPTGTLTPDTPGNSLYARSGNEIGYKDMVKVPPAMVAYDPNGGGEVVNPGYVRIRAKFDLPAGAQAPATYMYHCHIISHEDMEMMRPFTVK comes from the coding sequence ATGACAAGGGAAAGATTTGCACCTTTGGTGATAATGTCGCTTGCCTGCGCGACACTCATATTTGGAGGATGCGGCGGCGATACAACCAACAATTACAGTTCAGGGGGTTCCACAACCAGTGCCTCACAGAATCCGCTCAACGCCAAAACCCTGGTAAAATTCAAGACTCCGCTCATCGAAATCCCCATAGCTCCGGTCACGACTGCCGACACCTACACGGTAACGGCACGCCAGAATGCCGATTGGGACTTCGGCCTGCGGGTCGTGGACGGCGTGACCGGCCAGACCATACGGCCCAAAGACCCAGTCACCGGCCAGACAATAACAACACCGACGTGGTATTATGATGTCAACGATGCCCCTCTCGGAATTTATGGTGCCACCATCGAGTCGACGAGTAACAATCCGGTGACTGTCACCTACGTGAATGACCTGCGGGACGAACAGATCAACCCCAACGCGACTGGACTGGTCAAAGGAATCAAGGGCACCGGCCCGCTGCTCACTAAACACCTCCTGACAGTGGATGCAACAGTAGACGGTATGAATCAGGGAGAACCTGAGGTACGAACCGTACCCCACCTCCACGGCGCGCATGTTGATTGGCGCTATGACGGCCATCCCGAGGCATGGTTCACCAACATTCCGGCCAGCCAGCAGACCACCGTCAAGTACGGGCTGGCCGCCGATCCTTCCCGGGGGTTTCCCGGGCGACCGTCCGACAATCGGGTCGTCTACACCTATGCCAATGACCAGGATGCCACTACCCTCTGGTTCCACGACCATTCCTACGGCATCACCAGGCTCCAGGCCTATGCAGACTTGGCTGCCTTCTACATCATCCGGGATGACTTTGAGAACACCCTTACCCCCGCTCTTCCCAAAGGGCCACTCGGCCCTAATCCGGTGGTCCCAACGCTCAAGTCCTACAAATATGACCTTCCCGTCGTCATCCAGGACAAGGCATTTACCGCCGATGGGCATCTGATCTTCCCGACCTTTACCAACCTGGGGTTATATACCTTTAGCGCTCTGCGAGACAAAAACGGCAATACAACGGACACCATACGGCCCGAGATGTTCGGCACCGTCAATGTCGTCAACGGGTCTGCCTGGCCGGTCAAGACGGTGGAACAGACAGCCTACCGATTCCGCTTCCTGAACGCTGCCGATTCCCGGGTCTATAATCTTTGGCTCCAGGATGCCGATACCGGAGAGGTCATTGATCAGGAGATGGCCGACACGGCGGCGCAGGCGGCCGGCCAGCCGGGACTCGCATGGCCGATCATCCAGATCGGCGCGGAACAGGGACTTTTCCCCAAGGCCGTACCGGTCATGACCGGTAGCCGCAGCCTGGGGCTGACCCTTGCCAATGCCGAGCGGGCTGACATTGTGATTGACTTTTCCCACCCTGTATTCAAAAACAATGGCGTCGGGCGCCGACTTATACTTCGCAATGACGCCCCCGCCCCCTTTGGCGGCCTGTTTGGCCCCGCCAACGAAGACATGTCTACCCTGGATCCGAACACCACCGGCAAGGTCATGATGTTCGCGGTCGATGCCGGAACCGCCTCGGCATCCTACGACACCCAGATAAAATCATGGGATGCTTCGTTGCGCCCCTTCAATCAGCAGGGCGGAGACCTGAACAGCGTGGTTCCCGACAGGGTCAGGTACATAGACCTGCAAGAACGCAAGGACGAGGCCTACGCTTTTTTCGATCCGATAGCGAACAGCACTGTTTACCGCACCGAACTACTCATCAACGGCCTTCAGTTTTCAGACCCGATCACGGAGGTTGTCTCGAAAAATTCGGTTGAGGAGTGGGTGATTATAAACACCACCCCCGACATGCACCCGATCCATCTCCATCTGGTCAAGTTCCAGATTATCGAGAAGGGGCACATCAAGGCCGGACCGGGCGGTACACCGCTCACGGACGCAGAGCTTGCGATTCTGGGGCTGCCGCCGCAACCGGCTCCTCCTGACCCACCAGCTTCCCCTCCAAACTACATTCGAGCAGACGGTGTGGGGGCCTTGCCGGAGCCGGTTTCCAGTTACACGGCCTACATGCCGAATACTGATCCGCGCGAAGATCCGTCGGGCACCCCAACCGGCACGTTGACGCCAGATACGCCGGGCAACTCGCTCTATGCCCGCTCAGGCAACGAAATCGGTTACAAGGATATGGTTAAGGTACCGCCGGCGATGGTCGCCTACGACCCGAATGGCGGCGGCGAAGTGGTAAATCCGGGCTATGTCCGCATCCGGGCCAAATTTGACCTCCCGGCTGGCGCCCAGGCCCCTGCAACCTACATGTACCATTGTCATATTATTTCCCACGAAGACATGGAGATGATGCGTCCCTTCACGGTCAAATAG
- a CDS encoding TatD family hydrolase: MYPNQLHAQSEIGTGLIDTHCHLDLAPLITHLPQVLARAHKAGVQRFVVPGVHPDGWSRIMTLAAVHHEIVPAVGVHPMYAALADDGVLTTLAGAATGSAAIGEIGLDPAYPVPLEIQEMAFRQQLRLAVSQSLPVLVHCRRAFQRTLQILREEKADNVGGIMHAFSGSPEMAREFIRLGFAIALSGTLTWRGAVRPPRLAREIPLEHLVLETDAPDMPPQGHRGEANQPAWLVETLSALAAAKNITPDTVATATHENSVRVLGLV; this comes from the coding sequence GTGTATCCGAATCAGTTACATGCACAATCCGAAATCGGTACGGGATTGATCGATACCCACTGCCACCTGGATTTGGCACCCCTTATCACGCACCTGCCGCAGGTGCTTGCAAGGGCTCACAAAGCCGGCGTGCAGCGCTTCGTGGTGCCGGGTGTACACCCTGACGGCTGGAGCCGGATCATGACACTGGCCGCAGTGCATCACGAAATCGTGCCTGCCGTCGGCGTCCATCCCATGTATGCTGCTCTAGCTGACGATGGCGTGCTCACCACCCTGGCAGGGGCGGCCACCGGCAGCGCCGCCATCGGCGAGATTGGCCTGGACCCGGCATACCCCGTCCCCCTCGAAATTCAGGAGATGGCATTCCGCCAGCAGCTCAGGCTGGCTGTTTCCCAGAGCCTTCCGGTGCTGGTGCACTGCCGTCGGGCTTTTCAACGGACATTGCAGATTTTGCGGGAGGAAAAGGCCGATAATGTGGGGGGCATCATGCATGCCTTTTCAGGATCGCCAGAGATGGCGCGTGAGTTTATACGCCTCGGGTTCGCCATCGCATTGTCCGGTACCCTGACCTGGCGGGGTGCAGTACGTCCCCCGCGCCTTGCCCGTGAAATCCCCTTGGAACATCTCGTCTTGGAAACAGACGCTCCCGACATGCCCCCCCAAGGGCACCGGGGGGAGGCCAACCAGCCTGCCTGGCTGGTCGAGACGCTGTCCGCCCTTGCCGCGGCCAAAAACATCACACCGGATACTGTTGCGACTGCCACGCACGAAAATAGCGTCAGGGTACTGGGCCTCGTTTGA